In Rattus norvegicus strain BN/NHsdMcwi chromosome 1, GRCr8, whole genome shotgun sequence, a genomic segment contains:
- the Myod1 gene encoding myoblast determination protein 1 yields MELLSPPLRDTDLLGPDGSLCSFATADDFYDDPCFDSPDLRFFEDLDPRLVHVGALLKPEEHAHFPTTVHPGPGAREDEHVRAPSGHHQAGRCLLWACKACKRKTTNADRRKAATMRERRRLSKVNEAFETLKRCTSSNPNQRLPKVEILRNAIRYIEGLQALLRDQDAAPPGAAAFYAPGPLPPGRGSEHYSGDSDASSPRSNCSDGMMDYSGPPSGPRRQNGYDAAYYSEASSEPRPGKSAAVSSLDCLSSIVERISTDSPAAPSLLLPDAPPESPPGPPEETSSSDAEQGTQTPSPDSTPQCPAGSKPNPIYQVL; encoded by the exons ATGGAGCTACTATCGCCGCCACTCCGGGACACAGACTTGCTAGGCCCCGACGGCTCTCTCTGCTCCTTTGCGACAGCCGATGACTTCTATGATGATCCGTGTTTCGACTCACCAGACCTGCGCTTTTTTGAGGACCTGGACCCGCGCCTGGTGCACGTGGGAGCCCTCCTGAAGCCGGAGGAGCACGCACACTTCCCCACTACGGTGCACCCAGGCCCAGGCGCTCGCGAGGATGAGCATGTGCGCGCGCCCAGCGGGCACCACCAGGCGGGTCGCTGCTTGCTGTGGGCCTGCAAGGCGTGCAAGCGCAAGACCACTAACGCTGATCGCCGCAAGGCAGCCACCATGCGTGAGCGGCGCCGCCTGAGCAAAGTGAACGAGGCCTTCGAGACCCTTAAGCGCTGCACGTCCAGCAACCCGAACCAGCGGCTACCCAAGGTGGAGATCCTGCGCAACGCCATCCGCTACATTGAAGGTCTGCAGGCTCTGCTGCGCGACCAGGACGCCGCTCCCCCTGGCGCCGCTGCCTTCTACGCACCTGGCCCGCTGCCCCCAGGCCGTGGCAGTGAGCACTACAGCGGCGACTCAGACGCGTCCAGCCCGCGCTCCAACTGCTCTGATGGCATG ATGGATTACAGCGGCCCCCCAAGCGGCCCCCGGCGGCAGAATGGCTACGACGCCGCCTACTACAGTGAGGCGTCCAGCG AGCCCAGACCAGGGAAGAGTGCGGCCGTGTCGAGCCTCGACTGCCTGTCCAGCATAGTGGAGCGCATCTCCACAGACAGCCCCGCTGCGCCTTCGCTGCTTTTGCCAGATGCGCCACCAGAGTCGCCTCCGGGTCCGCCAGAGGAGACATCCTCAAGCGATGCAGAACAGGGGACCCAGACCCCGTCTCCCGACTCCACCCCTCAGTGTCCTGCAGGCTCAAAGCCCAATCCGATTTACCAGGTGCTCTGA